A stretch of Mesoplodon densirostris isolate mMesDen1 chromosome 9, mMesDen1 primary haplotype, whole genome shotgun sequence DNA encodes these proteins:
- the IRF5 gene encoding interferon regulatory factor 5 isoform X2 yields the protein MNPPAPAALPPPRRVRLKPWLVAQVNSCQYPGLQWVNGEKKCFYIPWRHATRHGPSQDGDNTIFKAWAKETGKYTEGVDEADPAKWKANLRCALNKSRDFRLIYDGPRDMPPQPYKIYEVCSNGPTPAESQPSEDYTLGTGEEEEEEEEELQRMLPSLSLTEDVKWPPTLQPPVVLGPPAPDPSLLGPAPGNPADFGELLSEVLPSPQPGTLAASLPPTGEQLLPDLLISPHMLPLTDLEIKFQYRGRPPRALTISNPHGCRLFYSQLEATQEQVELFGPVSLEQVRFPSPEDIPSDKQRFYTNQLLDVLDRGLILQLQGQDLYAIRLCQCKVFWSGPCASAHGSHPNPIQREVKTKLFSLEHFLNELILFQKGQTNTPPPFEIFFCFGEEWPDRKPREKKLITVQVVPVAARLLLEMFSGELSWSADSIRLQISNPDLKDRMVEQFKELHHIWQSQQQLQPVAQAPPVAGLSAGQGPWPMHPVGMQ from the exons ATGAACCCGCCTGCCCCCGCTGCCCTCCCTCCGCCCCGCCGCGTACGGCTGAAGCCCTGGCTGGTGGCCCAGGTGAACAGCTGCCAGTACCCGGGGCTTCAGTGggtcaatggggaaaagaaatgCTTCTATATCCCCTGGCGGCATGCCACGCGGCACGGCCCCAGCCAGGATGGAGATAACACCATCTTCAAG GCCTGGGCCAAGGAGACAGGAAAGTACACCGAGGGGGTGGACGAGGCCGATCCGGCCAAGTGGAAGGCCAACCTGCGCTGTGCCCTTAACAAGAGCCGTGACTTTCGCCTCATCTATGATGGGCCCCGGGACATGCCGCCTCAGCCCTACAAGATCTACGAGGTCTGCTCCAATGGCCCCACTCCTGCAG AGTCACAGCCCAGTGAGGATTACACTCTCGGtacaggagaggaggaggaggaggaagaggaagag CTCCAGAGGATGTTACCAAGCCTGAGCCTcacag AGGATGTCAAGTGGCCACCCACTCTCCAGCCACCTGTGGTGCTGGGTCCCCCTGCTCCAGACCCCAGCCTCCTGggccctgcccctggcaacccTGCTGACTTTGGGGAGCTGCTTTCTGAGGTCCTGCCGAGCCCACAGCCTGGGACCCTGGCTGCCAGCCTGCCCCCCACAGGCGAACAACTCCTGCCCGACCTGCTCATCAGCCCTCACATGCTGCCTC TGACGGACCTGGAGATCAAGTTCCAGTACCGGGGGAGGCCACCCCGGGCCCTCACCATCAGCAACCCCCATGGCTGCCGGCTCTTCTACAGCCAGCTGGAGGCCACCCAGGAGCAGGTGGAGCTCTTTGGCCCTGTGAGCCTAGAACAAGTGCGCTTCCCCAGCCCCGAAGACATCCCCAGCGACAAGCAGCGCTTTTATACCAACCAGCTGCTGGATGTCCTGGACCGCGGGCTCATCCTCCAGCTACAAGGCCAGGATCTGTATGCCATCCGCCTGTGCCAGTGCAAGGTGTTCTGGAGCGGGCCCTGCGCCTCAGCCCATGGCTCACACCCCAACCCCATCCAGAGGGAGGTCAAGACCAAGCTCTTCAGCCTGGAGCATTTTCTCAATG AGCTCATCCTGTTCCAGAAGGGCCAGACCAACACCCCACCACCGTTTGAGATCTTCTTCTGCTTTGGGGAGGAGTGGCCTGATCGCAAACCCCGAGAGAAGAAGCTCATCACTGTACAG GTGGTGCCTGTAGCAGCTCGGCTTCTGCTGGAGATGTTCTCAGGGGAGCTTTCTTGGTCGGCTGATAGCATCCGGCTACAGATCTCAAACCCAGACCTCAAAGACCGCATGGTAGAACAGTTCAAGGAGCTCCATCACATCTGGCAGTCCCAGCAGCAGCTGCAGCCTGTGGCCCAAGCCCCTCCTGTGGCAGGCCTCAGTGCTGGCCAGGGGCCCTGGCCCATGCACCCAGTCGGCATGCAGTAA
- the IRF5 gene encoding interferon regulatory factor 5 isoform X1, whose protein sequence is MNPPAPAALPPPRRVRLKPWLVAQVNSCQYPGLQWVNGEKKCFYIPWRHATRHGPSQDGDNTIFKAWAKETGKYTEGVDEADPAKWKANLRCALNKSRDFRLIYDGPRDMPPQPYKIYEVCSNGPTPAESQPSEDYTLGTGEEEEEEEEELQRMLPSLSLTEAVQPGPPMAPYSLSKEDVKWPPTLQPPVVLGPPAPDPSLLGPAPGNPADFGELLSEVLPSPQPGTLAASLPPTGEQLLPDLLISPHMLPLTDLEIKFQYRGRPPRALTISNPHGCRLFYSQLEATQEQVELFGPVSLEQVRFPSPEDIPSDKQRFYTNQLLDVLDRGLILQLQGQDLYAIRLCQCKVFWSGPCASAHGSHPNPIQREVKTKLFSLEHFLNELILFQKGQTNTPPPFEIFFCFGEEWPDRKPREKKLITVQVVPVAARLLLEMFSGELSWSADSIRLQISNPDLKDRMVEQFKELHHIWQSQQQLQPVAQAPPVAGLSAGQGPWPMHPVGMQ, encoded by the exons ATGAACCCGCCTGCCCCCGCTGCCCTCCCTCCGCCCCGCCGCGTACGGCTGAAGCCCTGGCTGGTGGCCCAGGTGAACAGCTGCCAGTACCCGGGGCTTCAGTGggtcaatggggaaaagaaatgCTTCTATATCCCCTGGCGGCATGCCACGCGGCACGGCCCCAGCCAGGATGGAGATAACACCATCTTCAAG GCCTGGGCCAAGGAGACAGGAAAGTACACCGAGGGGGTGGACGAGGCCGATCCGGCCAAGTGGAAGGCCAACCTGCGCTGTGCCCTTAACAAGAGCCGTGACTTTCGCCTCATCTATGATGGGCCCCGGGACATGCCGCCTCAGCCCTACAAGATCTACGAGGTCTGCTCCAATGGCCCCACTCCTGCAG AGTCACAGCCCAGTGAGGATTACACTCTCGGtacaggagaggaggaggaggaggaagaggaagag CTCCAGAGGATGTTACCAAGCCTGAGCCTcacag AAGCAgtgcagcccggcccccccatggCACCCTATTCTTTATCCAAAGAGGATGTCAAGTGGCCACCCACTCTCCAGCCACCTGTGGTGCTGGGTCCCCCTGCTCCAGACCCCAGCCTCCTGggccctgcccctggcaacccTGCTGACTTTGGGGAGCTGCTTTCTGAGGTCCTGCCGAGCCCACAGCCTGGGACCCTGGCTGCCAGCCTGCCCCCCACAGGCGAACAACTCCTGCCCGACCTGCTCATCAGCCCTCACATGCTGCCTC TGACGGACCTGGAGATCAAGTTCCAGTACCGGGGGAGGCCACCCCGGGCCCTCACCATCAGCAACCCCCATGGCTGCCGGCTCTTCTACAGCCAGCTGGAGGCCACCCAGGAGCAGGTGGAGCTCTTTGGCCCTGTGAGCCTAGAACAAGTGCGCTTCCCCAGCCCCGAAGACATCCCCAGCGACAAGCAGCGCTTTTATACCAACCAGCTGCTGGATGTCCTGGACCGCGGGCTCATCCTCCAGCTACAAGGCCAGGATCTGTATGCCATCCGCCTGTGCCAGTGCAAGGTGTTCTGGAGCGGGCCCTGCGCCTCAGCCCATGGCTCACACCCCAACCCCATCCAGAGGGAGGTCAAGACCAAGCTCTTCAGCCTGGAGCATTTTCTCAATG AGCTCATCCTGTTCCAGAAGGGCCAGACCAACACCCCACCACCGTTTGAGATCTTCTTCTGCTTTGGGGAGGAGTGGCCTGATCGCAAACCCCGAGAGAAGAAGCTCATCACTGTACAG GTGGTGCCTGTAGCAGCTCGGCTTCTGCTGGAGATGTTCTCAGGGGAGCTTTCTTGGTCGGCTGATAGCATCCGGCTACAGATCTCAAACCCAGACCTCAAAGACCGCATGGTAGAACAGTTCAAGGAGCTCCATCACATCTGGCAGTCCCAGCAGCAGCTGCAGCCTGTGGCCCAAGCCCCTCCTGTGGCAGGCCTCAGTGCTGGCCAGGGGCCCTGGCCCATGCACCCAGTCGGCATGCAGTAA